In Flavobacterium endoglycinae, one DNA window encodes the following:
- a CDS encoding CHAT domain-containing protein, translating to MHLHRLSGFIFLFLSLAVFGQSQEDKIYHAVDVFTAHPSAKALQNLSNAEADFWKSQKPKTKDELLAIVVLNCNKGYYENQFGQVQNAVSSYEKAWQIYQKNKLGDYDIIEYCLKPLGNLYTVLGDYDSAENTIKQYYFIINTSKNYPDTAAQKFAVILNLSNVYQSSGKIASAIEILENTLKTEKLSNIQKGVLLNNLGNNYWLGSQKFLMLKNASDNAEKAFKSSIKYLEKEKNQSETLSNSYRNLASMNRQWQRFDTADSYMEKAEKLFLETPNQQPRKIAKLHYEKALLLFDEKKYDESTQEISVVFKTLIPNYNSKNILPNQDQLYAESVLVDALDLQAEILKINEPKKALKAFELSFYIEEVLMNALVYENSKILMQLRSRNRTEKCISIYDQLFKKEGKNQYVEDAFQLSERTKAGILKSYRSNIKNASAEEKQLLQQLQNLNNHILKEQQKGDLANISKINQFIKKQHEQMISLKKIQSQNSDYIPEKCDIKALFSKLENDKAMMVYYFMGSEKLYYFVLQHNRIALNYINITHLGIPRIAQFIDYFNSPDAITNDITGYNHYGKDVYDLLKLPLINDYSNLIIVPDGILNFLPFEALITKESKTTNFAKMHYFLNNFKIAYNTSANIYLNSKPNSKSEKTVLGVFPVFEKTAYELTYSKKELESIRNNFKGKYLENADARFDNFKNNASQYSILHLSTHASSGDIETPASIKFYDQEVLYSELYNLHINPDLVVLSACETGIGKLYKAEGAMSIARGFQFAGAQNLLFSLWKVNDFTTSVFMSDFYKNIKNDASYFEANTNAKRDYLNNKSIPNAKKSPYYWSSFVYYGSISTEDKSTNYIYYVISILTVIALFLVFNHYTKWKIFTRFSKRRNIKK from the coding sequence ATGCACTTACATCGCTTATCTGGTTTTATTTTTCTTTTTTTGAGTCTGGCTGTTTTTGGACAGAGTCAGGAAGATAAAATATACCATGCCGTTGATGTTTTTACAGCTCATCCTTCCGCGAAAGCGCTACAAAATTTATCAAATGCTGAAGCTGATTTCTGGAAAAGTCAAAAACCAAAAACCAAAGACGAATTACTGGCCATTGTGGTTTTAAACTGCAATAAAGGCTATTATGAAAATCAGTTTGGACAGGTGCAAAATGCGGTTTCGAGTTATGAAAAAGCCTGGCAGATTTATCAGAAAAACAAACTCGGCGATTATGATATCATTGAATACTGTCTTAAACCTTTGGGCAATTTGTATACGGTTTTAGGTGATTACGATAGTGCCGAAAACACTATAAAACAGTACTATTTTATAATCAACACTTCCAAAAATTATCCAGATACCGCTGCGCAAAAATTTGCTGTGATCTTGAATTTATCAAATGTTTATCAAAGTTCAGGAAAGATCGCGTCCGCCATTGAAATATTAGAAAACACTTTAAAAACAGAGAAATTAAGCAATATTCAAAAAGGTGTTTTATTGAATAACCTGGGCAATAATTACTGGCTGGGATCACAAAAGTTTTTAATGCTTAAAAATGCTTCCGACAACGCTGAAAAAGCATTTAAATCCTCTATCAAATATCTGGAAAAAGAAAAAAATCAATCAGAAACGTTATCAAATTCTTATCGGAATCTGGCTTCCATGAACCGTCAATGGCAACGATTTGACACTGCAGATTCGTATATGGAAAAGGCTGAAAAATTGTTTCTAGAAACTCCCAATCAGCAACCTCGAAAAATTGCCAAATTGCACTATGAAAAGGCCTTACTCCTTTTTGATGAAAAAAAATACGACGAAAGCACACAGGAGATTTCGGTTGTTTTTAAAACATTAATTCCGAATTACAATTCAAAAAACATCCTTCCAAATCAAGACCAATTATATGCCGAAAGTGTTTTGGTGGATGCACTCGATTTACAAGCTGAAATTCTAAAGATAAACGAACCCAAAAAAGCACTCAAAGCTTTTGAACTTTCTTTTTATATAGAAGAAGTTTTGATGAATGCTTTGGTATATGAAAATTCGAAAATCCTAATGCAGTTACGATCACGTAACCGAACCGAAAAATGCATTTCTATTTACGATCAATTGTTTAAAAAGGAAGGCAAAAACCAATATGTGGAAGACGCTTTTCAATTATCTGAAAGAACAAAAGCAGGAATCTTAAAAAGCTATAGATCGAATATTAAAAACGCTTCCGCAGAAGAAAAACAGCTTTTACAGCAACTTCAGAATTTAAATAACCACATTTTAAAAGAACAGCAAAAAGGTGATTTAGCGAATATTTCGAAGATCAATCAGTTTATAAAAAAACAGCACGAACAGATGATTTCGCTGAAAAAAATTCAGTCTCAAAATTCGGATTATATCCCTGAAAAATGCGATATCAAAGCTTTATTTTCAAAATTAGAAAACGACAAAGCGATGATGGTATATTATTTTATGGGTTCAGAAAAACTGTATTATTTTGTTTTACAGCATAATAGAATTGCTTTAAATTACATCAACATAACGCATCTTGGCATTCCGAGAATTGCTCAATTTATTGATTATTTCAATAGTCCTGATGCCATTACAAATGATATTACGGGTTACAATCATTATGGAAAAGATGTTTATGATTTATTAAAACTTCCCTTAATTAATGATTATTCAAATCTCATTATTGTTCCAGACGGTATTTTGAATTTCCTCCCTTTTGAAGCTTTAATTACAAAAGAATCCAAAACGACAAATTTTGCCAAAATGCATTATTTTCTAAATAATTTTAAGATTGCTTATAATACTTCGGCCAATATTTATCTGAATTCAAAACCTAATTCTAAATCTGAAAAAACCGTTTTGGGCGTTTTTCCGGTTTTTGAGAAAACAGCTTATGAACTGACTTATTCCAAGAAAGAATTAGAATCTATTCGAAACAATTTTAAAGGAAAATATTTAGAAAATGCTGATGCACGTTTTGATAATTTCAAAAACAATGCTTCTCAATATTCAATTCTACATTTAAGTACACATGCTTCTTCGGGCGATATTGAAACTCCGGCGAGCATTAAATTTTACGATCAGGAAGTATTGTATTCTGAATTGTATAATCTGCATATCAATCCAGATTTAGTGGTTTTGAGCGCCTGCGAAACGGGAATTGGCAAATTATACAAGGCTGAAGGCGCTATGAGTATTGCAAGAGGTTTTCAGTTTGCGGGAGCGCAGAATTTATTGTTTTCATTATGGAAAGTAAACGACTTTACGACCTCGGTTTTTATGTCGGATTTTTATAAAAACATCAAAAACGATGCTTCTTATTTTGAAGCCAATACCAATGCAAAACGTGATTATTTGAACAACAAATCAATTCCAAACGCTAAGAAATCTCCTTATTACTGGAGTTCGTTTGTGTATTATGGTTCTATTTCTACAGAAGATAAATCAACAAATTATATCTATTACGTGATTAGTATATTGACGGTAATTGCCTTATTTTTGGTTTTCAATCATTATACAAAATGGAAAATCTTCACGAGATTCTCAAAAAGGAGAAATATAAAAAAATAA
- a CDS encoding retropepsin-like aspartic protease, with protein MENLHEILKKEKYKKIKFKVTKTQHLLIKAKINGVSGNFILDTGASNTCIGFESIVYFELNAKKSKTKASGAGATGMKTQISSQNKLQLGSWQNKDFSIVIFDLSHVNEALESYKAKPVHGIIGADVLLEGKAIIDYFNHYLYLK; from the coding sequence ATGGAAAATCTTCACGAGATTCTCAAAAAGGAGAAATATAAAAAAATAAAATTCAAGGTTACCAAAACCCAGCATCTTTTAATAAAAGCCAAAATTAATGGAGTATCGGGAAATTTCATTTTAGATACCGGCGCATCAAACACTTGTATTGGTTTTGAAAGTATTGTGTATTTTGAACTAAATGCCAAAAAATCAAAAACCAAAGCTTCTGGAGCTGGAGCAACAGGAATGAAAACTCAGATTTCATCACAAAACAAATTGCAATTAGGCAGCTGGCAGAACAAAGATTTCAGCATTGTTATCTTCGATCTTTCGCATGTAAACGAAGCTTTAGAATCGTACAAAGCAAAACCAGTTCACGGTATTATTGGCGCTGACGTTTTATTGGAAGGAAAAGCAATTATTGATTATTTTAATCATTATCTGTATCTTAAGTAA
- a CDS encoding efflux RND transporter permease subunit, with protein MKLAEISIKRPSLVIVLYTILTLGGLFSYSQLGYELIPKFEQNVITISTIYPGASPSEVENTVTKKIEDAIASLENVKKIDSKSYESLSIVSITLTSNAKVDFSLNDAQRKINAIISDLPDDVKTPALTKFSLSDLPIMTLGANGKMDEAAFYDLIDKKIAPILSRVQGVAQVNIIGGSEREIQVNLDAVKMQGYGLSVPQVQQTILSSNLDFPTGNIQTRNQKILIRLAGKYKNVEELRNLVVSSQNGIQIRLGEIADVQDSQKIAEKISRVDQKSAIVLQIVKQSDANAVAVSEQLLKTVAQLEKDYKVNQLKLEVAKDSTIFTLEAADSVVHDLLIAVILVAFVMLFFLHSIRNSLIVMVSIPASLIATFIGIYLMGYTLNLMSLLGLSLVVGILVDDAIVVLENIYRHMEMGKSRIRASYDGTAEIGGTVTSITLVIVVVFLPIAMSSGLVSNIITQFCVTVIISTMLSLLASFTIIPWLSSRFGKLEHIEGKNLFGRIILGFEDYLTRFTNWVSHLLTWCLDHYIKTIVVVVILFFASTIGLMGGGFIGGEFFASSDSGEFLVQIEMPKDASLEQTNFMTQKAEAFLKQQEYVHSQITTVGQTSEGFGASQATAYKAEIDVKMIEQKDRTDDANVYAAKIKRKLEKVLVGAKVKTVPVGILGTAEDATLGLIVTGPSTEAAMAFAKQAEAELRTIPGTTEIKLTVEDGNPEINVKVDRDKMAALGLTLQTVGLTMQTAFSGNTDGKFRAGEYEYDINIRYNAFDRKSITDVSNLIFVNSAGQQIKLSQFADITEGSGPSQLERRDKSASVTVKGQNVGVPSGTIVQQWQAKLDKLKKPAGVNYIWGGDQENQSEGFGTLGIALLAAIILVYLVMVSLYDSFVHPFVVLFAIPLSFIGAMLALALTNNSLNIFTILGIIMLIGLVCKNAIMLVDYTNQRRAAGESIRTALIQANHARLRPILMTTIAMVFGMFPIALASGAGAEWKNGLAWVIIGGLISSLFLTLIVVPVIYNIMEKIIHKFSKGEKIDYEAEMVADYTPTELSEDGFNPKHTH; from the coding sequence ATGAAATTAGCCGAAATATCCATAAAACGTCCGTCGTTGGTAATTGTGTTATATACAATTCTAACACTTGGTGGATTGTTCAGCTACAGCCAGTTAGGTTATGAGCTGATCCCAAAATTTGAACAAAACGTTATTACAATTTCTACTATTTATCCTGGAGCTTCTCCAAGTGAGGTAGAAAATACAGTGACCAAGAAAATAGAAGATGCGATTGCATCTTTAGAAAATGTCAAGAAAATTGATTCGAAATCATACGAAAGTTTGTCTATTGTTTCCATTACATTGACCTCAAACGCTAAAGTCGATTTCTCTTTAAATGATGCGCAGCGTAAAATTAACGCCATTATTAGTGATTTACCAGATGATGTTAAAACACCGGCATTAACTAAATTCTCGCTGAGTGATTTACCAATTATGACACTTGGTGCCAATGGTAAAATGGATGAAGCGGCGTTTTATGACTTAATTGACAAGAAAATCGCGCCTATTTTATCTCGTGTACAAGGTGTTGCTCAGGTAAATATTATTGGTGGTTCTGAGCGTGAAATTCAGGTAAACCTTGATGCCGTAAAAATGCAAGGTTACGGACTTTCTGTTCCTCAGGTACAACAGACCATTTTGTCTTCAAACTTAGATTTCCCTACTGGAAATATCCAGACTCGTAATCAAAAAATATTAATTCGTTTAGCAGGTAAATATAAAAATGTTGAAGAATTAAGAAACTTAGTAGTTTCTTCTCAAAACGGAATTCAAATTCGTTTAGGTGAAATTGCTGATGTTCAGGATTCACAAAAAATTGCCGAGAAAATATCTCGTGTAGATCAAAAAAGTGCCATCGTTTTACAAATCGTAAAACAATCTGATGCAAATGCCGTAGCGGTAAGTGAGCAGTTATTAAAAACGGTTGCTCAGCTTGAAAAAGATTATAAAGTAAATCAATTAAAACTTGAAGTAGCAAAAGATAGTACCATCTTTACACTTGAGGCTGCAGATTCTGTAGTTCACGATTTATTGATTGCCGTAATTCTGGTAGCATTTGTAATGTTGTTCTTCCTTCACAGTATTAGAAACTCATTAATTGTAATGGTTTCTATTCCAGCGTCGTTGATTGCAACTTTCATCGGAATTTATTTAATGGGATATACATTAAACTTAATGAGTTTATTAGGATTATCTCTTGTGGTTGGTATTCTGGTCGATGATGCGATCGTGGTATTGGAAAATATTTACAGGCACATGGAGATGGGTAAAAGCCGAATTCGTGCATCATATGACGGAACAGCTGAAATTGGTGGAACCGTAACTTCGATTACTTTAGTAATTGTGGTGGTGTTCTTGCCTATCGCGATGAGTTCTGGATTAGTATCGAACATTATTACACAATTCTGTGTTACGGTAATTATCTCTACGATGTTATCATTGTTGGCTTCGTTTACTATTATTCCTTGGTTGTCTTCTCGTTTCGGGAAATTAGAGCACATTGAAGGAAAAAATTTATTTGGAAGAATAATTCTTGGTTTCGAAGATTATCTAACACGTTTCACAAACTGGGTTTCTCATTTATTGACTTGGTGTTTAGATCATTATATTAAAACAATTGTCGTTGTAGTTATCTTGTTCTTTGCTTCTACAATAGGATTAATGGGTGGAGGATTCATTGGAGGTGAGTTTTTTGCATCATCTGATAGTGGTGAGTTCTTAGTTCAAATCGAAATGCCAAAAGACGCATCGTTAGAACAAACTAACTTCATGACTCAAAAAGCTGAAGCATTCTTAAAACAACAAGAATACGTTCACAGTCAGATTACAACAGTTGGACAAACTTCTGAAGGTTTTGGAGCATCACAAGCTACAGCTTACAAAGCAGAGATCGACGTAAAAATGATCGAACAAAAAGATCGTACAGATGATGCGAATGTGTATGCTGCAAAAATCAAACGTAAGTTAGAAAAAGTATTAGTTGGAGCAAAAGTTAAAACGGTTCCAGTAGGTATCTTAGGTACTGCAGAAGATGCAACTTTAGGATTAATTGTAACTGGTCCTTCAACAGAAGCGGCAATGGCTTTTGCAAAACAAGCCGAAGCAGAATTACGTACTATTCCTGGAACAACAGAGATCAAATTAACAGTTGAAGACGGAAATCCAGAAATCAACGTAAAAGTAGACCGTGATAAAATGGCTGCTTTAGGATTAACACTTCAAACAGTTGGTTTAACCATGCAGACTGCTTTTAGTGGAAATACAGACGGTAAATTCAGAGCTGGTGAATATGAGTATGATATCAATATAAGATATAATGCTTTTGACAGAAAAAGTATCACTGACGTTAGTAATCTGATTTTTGTTAACTCAGCTGGACAGCAGATTAAATTATCTCAGTTTGCTGATATTACAGAAGGTTCTGGGCCTAGCCAGTTAGAGCGTAGAGATAAATCTGCATCTGTAACAGTAAAAGGACAAAACGTTGGGGTTCCTTCAGGAACAATCGTTCAGCAATGGCAGGCAAAATTAGATAAATTGAAAAAACCAGCCGGAGTAAACTACATTTGGGGTGGTGACCAAGAAAACCAATCTGAAGGATTTGGTACTTTAGGAATCGCTTTATTAGCCGCTATTATTTTGGTTTACCTTGTAATGGTGAGTTTGTATGACAGTTTTGTGCACCCATTCGTAGTATTATTTGCTATCCCGCTTTCGTTCATTGGAGCAATGCTTGCACTGGCATTAACAAACAACTCATTAAATATCTTTACCATCTTAGGTATTATTATGTTGATTGGTCTGGTGTGTAAAAATGCGATCATGCTTGTCGATTATACCAACCAGCGAAGAGCGGCTGGAGAATCTATCAGAACAGCCTTGATTCAAGCTAACCACGCACGTTTACGTCCGATCTTGATGACCACAATTGCCATGGTATTTGGTATGTTCCCAATTGCATTAGCATCTGGGGCAGGAGCAGAATGGAAAAACGGATTAGCATGGGTAATCATTGGAGGTTTGATTTCATCATTATTCCTAACCTTGATTGTAGTGCCTGTAATTTATAATATCATGGAGAAAATTATTCATAAATTCTCTAAAGGAGAAAAAATCGATTACGAAGCTGAAATGGTTGCTGATTATACACCAACAGAATTAAGCGAAGACGGTTTTAATCCTAAACATACCCATTAA
- a CDS encoding efflux RND transporter periplasmic adaptor subunit, giving the protein MKKTIITIVIIIASLGVIGYVLNNNKKKNKEKTDIVAEKNAAISVKVSPVKTEEVSLDFVANGNFQPIQELTFSAEKSGKVISVLAKEGDYVRVGQTLLTVRGDVINVNAQQAQAVYQNAKSDYSRYENAFKTGGVTKQQLDQAKLALTNAESNLKQANINVGDTKVKAPINGFINKKYVEPGSILAGMPATALFDIVNVSKLKLVVTVNENQVASLKVGNHINVTASVYPDKNFSGKITFIASKADESLNFPVEIEITNNANNDLKAGMYGTANFASNQQKQNLMVVPRNAFVGSVSSNEIFVAENGVAKLRKVVAGRILGDKVEVIKGLSDGEKVIVTGQINLQDGNTVEIIK; this is encoded by the coding sequence ATGAAGAAAACTATTATAACAATCGTAATCATAATTGCATCTCTGGGTGTAATTGGATATGTCTTAAATAATAATAAGAAAAAGAACAAGGAGAAAACAGATATCGTAGCTGAGAAAAATGCAGCGATTTCAGTTAAAGTATCTCCAGTAAAAACAGAAGAAGTTTCATTAGATTTCGTTGCAAACGGAAACTTTCAGCCAATTCAGGAATTAACTTTCTCTGCAGAAAAATCTGGAAAAGTGATCAGCGTTTTAGCTAAAGAAGGTGACTATGTACGAGTTGGACAGACATTATTAACCGTAAGAGGAGATGTTATTAATGTGAATGCGCAACAAGCTCAAGCAGTATATCAAAATGCAAAATCAGATTACAGCAGATATGAAAATGCATTTAAAACTGGAGGGGTTACAAAACAACAATTAGATCAGGCAAAATTAGCTTTAACAAATGCAGAATCTAACTTAAAACAAGCTAACATCAATGTTGGAGATACTAAAGTAAAAGCTCCAATCAACGGATTTATCAATAAAAAATATGTTGAGCCAGGATCTATTTTAGCAGGAATGCCGGCTACAGCGTTATTTGATATTGTAAACGTTTCTAAATTAAAATTAGTAGTTACGGTAAACGAAAATCAAGTGGCAAGCTTAAAAGTAGGAAACCATATTAATGTAACAGCTAGTGTGTATCCTGATAAAAATTTCTCTGGAAAAATTACTTTCATCGCTTCAAAAGCAGATGAATCATTAAACTTCCCAGTAGAAATTGAAATTACAAATAATGCAAACAATGACCTAAAAGCAGGTATGTACGGAACGGCAAACTTTGCATCAAACCAACAAAAACAAAACTTGATGGTTGTTCCTAGAAATGCATTCGTAGGAAGCGTGAGTAGTAATGAAATCTTTGTTGCAGAGAACGGTGTTGCAAAATTAAGAAAAGTAGTTGCTGGAAGAATTTTGGGTGATAAAGTAGAAGTTATCAAAGGATTATCTGATGGAGAAAAAGTAATTGTTACAGGTCAGATTAACTTACAAGACGGAAATACAGTAGAAATTATTAAGTAA
- a CDS encoding TolC family protein: protein MKRIVLIFLCTIGLSASAQVTTLTLKEAVNYALQNKADAKKAKLQVENSEYKIQEVRSRALPQISANGNLTYNPIIQTTVIDGAAFGAPGTTIQAAFGQKWTSTAGVSLTQAIFDQSVFTGLKAAKSTREFYQINDQLTEEQVIERVANNYYSVYVQQERLLLLDSSYVNTTKVRDIVKGQFDNGLAKKIDLDRIVVKMSNIDTERQQIKNQITLQENALKFYMGMPIETQIVLPKEEFEVVPAALTQEPNIENRTEYLLLKKQEELLVYNKKAVQAGYYPTLSLTAGYNYIGQGPEFPWFAKPEKGVYWSDFSAIGLNLHVPIFTGFGTRAKVRQADVEIRSLQEDIKDTKLSLDLDYRNAMAQIENNLVTIENQRENMRLATEILSNTKNNYLQGLASLTDLLDAENASLEAQNNYTRAVLNYKIAEISLIKSKGELKSLIK, encoded by the coding sequence ATGAAACGAATAGTTCTTATATTTTTATGCACAATAGGTCTGTCGGCCAGCGCGCAGGTAACCACTTTAACCTTAAAAGAGGCAGTTAACTACGCACTTCAAAATAAAGCCGATGCTAAAAAAGCGAAACTTCAGGTTGAAAATAGTGAATATAAAATTCAGGAAGTACGTTCAAGAGCATTGCCGCAAATTTCTGCAAACGGAAATTTAACTTACAACCCAATTATTCAAACTACTGTTATTGATGGAGCAGCATTTGGTGCACCGGGAACAACCATTCAGGCAGCGTTTGGACAAAAATGGACTTCAACTGCTGGGGTTTCTTTAACTCAGGCAATTTTTGACCAGTCAGTTTTTACAGGATTAAAAGCGGCAAAATCTACTCGTGAATTTTATCAAATAAACGATCAGTTAACAGAAGAGCAAGTTATTGAAAGAGTTGCCAATAACTATTACTCAGTGTATGTGCAACAGGAAAGATTATTGCTGTTAGACAGCAGTTATGTGAACACTACTAAAGTACGTGACATTGTAAAAGGACAATTTGACAATGGTTTAGCAAAAAAGATTGACTTGGATCGTATTGTGGTAAAAATGTCAAATATCGATACGGAACGCCAGCAGATTAAAAATCAAATTACTTTACAAGAAAATGCTTTGAAGTTTTACATGGGGATGCCTATTGAAACTCAAATCGTATTGCCAAAAGAAGAATTTGAAGTGGTTCCTGCAGCATTAACACAAGAGCCAAATATTGAAAACAGAACCGAATACCTGCTTTTGAAAAAACAAGAAGAGCTTTTAGTTTACAATAAAAAAGCAGTTCAAGCTGGATATTACCCAACACTTTCTTTAACCGCTGGTTACAATTATATTGGTCAGGGACCAGAATTTCCTTGGTTTGCAAAACCAGAAAAAGGTGTTTACTGGTCTGATTTCTCTGCCATTGGATTAAACTTACACGTGCCTATTTTTACAGGTTTTGGAACTCGTGCTAAAGTAAGACAGGCTGATGTTGAAATTAGATCGCTTCAAGAAGATATTAAAGACACCAAACTTTCTCTTGACTTGGATTACAGAAATGCCATGGCTCAAATCGAAAATAACTTGGTAACCATTGAAAATCAAAGAGAAAATATGCGTTTGGCAACAGAAATTCTAAGTAATACCAAAAACAATTACCTTCAAGGTTTAGCTTCTTTAACCGATTTGCTGGACGCAGAAAATGCATCTCTTGAAGCGCAAAATAATTATACAAGAGCAGTTTTAAATTATAAAATTGCCGAAATATCTCTAATCAAATCAAAAGGCGAACTTAAATCTCTTATTAAATAA
- a CDS encoding TetR/AcrR family transcriptional regulator, with protein MKEKIISKASELFLRLGFKSVTMDDIAGEMCISKKTIYKYFCNKEVLIEESTSMVHRQVHEIMDTIVAKNYNAIHENFEIREMFRDMFKNNIDTSPIYQLKKHYPEIYQNILSHEIDQCTQCFRDNIEKGIREGLYRSDLNVEVYVKFYYTLIFHINENTVSESEAQRIELEALEYHTRAMATPTGITELEKQLQKVKV; from the coding sequence ATGAAAGAGAAAATTATATCGAAAGCAAGTGAACTTTTTTTAAGACTTGGTTTTAAGAGTGTTACGATGGATGATATTGCAGGAGAAATGTGTATTTCAAAAAAAACGATCTACAAATATTTCTGTAATAAAGAAGTCTTAATTGAAGAAAGTACTTCGATGGTTCATAGACAAGTTCATGAAATTATGGACACAATTGTAGCCAAAAACTACAATGCGATTCATGAGAATTTTGAAATCAGAGAAATGTTTCGTGATATGTTTAAGAACAATATTGATACTTCTCCAATTTATCAGCTTAAAAAACATTATCCAGAGATTTATCAAAACATCTTGTCGCATGAAATCGATCAGTGTACACAATGTTTTAGAGATAATATCGAAAAAGGAATTCGTGAAGGACTTTACAGAAGTGATTTAAACGTAGAGGTATATGTTAAGTTTTATTACACATTGATTTTTCACATTAACGAAAATACAGTTTCTGAAAGTGAAGCCCAAAGAATAGAGTTAGAAGCATTGGAATACCACACAAGAGCAATGGCTACTCCAACTGGTATTACAGAATTAGAAAAACAGCTTCAAAAAGTTAAAGTATAA
- a CDS encoding YceI family protein, producing the protein MKTKWTLDSTQSDVLIKMRHSRIAYLGGNTNKFGGYVNIEDNEIEDASVEFSLDINNKNESFQQIDSHLQLQDFFQEDEHPIISFKSTSFQKVNNNINFFKGDLTIKDVTRVVELDAEFIGVNNYNGEKKVAFEIKGDIKRQDFGLDYNSFNHQNGEALGKDIKLIANLEFSI; encoded by the coding sequence ATGAAAACAAAATGGACTTTAGATTCTACCCAATCGGATGTTTTAATTAAAATGAGACATTCTAGAATTGCTTACTTAGGAGGAAATACAAATAAGTTTGGTGGTTATGTGAATATTGAAGATAATGAAATTGAAGATGCATCGGTAGAGTTTTCATTAGATATAAATAATAAAAACGAAAGTTTCCAGCAGATAGATTCTCATTTACAGCTTCAAGATTTTTTTCAAGAAGATGAGCATCCAATCATCAGCTTTAAATCAACTTCATTTCAAAAAGTGAACAACAACATTAACTTCTTCAAAGGCGATTTAACCATAAAAGATGTAACTAGAGTAGTAGAACTCGATGCAGAATTTATTGGTGTGAATAACTATAACGGAGAGAAAAAAGTAGCTTTTGAGATTAAGGGCGATATTAAACGCCAGGATTTCGGACTAGATTATAATTCTTTCAATCACCAGAATGGAGAAGCACTTGGAAAAGATATTAAACTGATTGCCAACTTGGAATTTAGTATATAA
- a CDS encoding polyprenyl synthetase family protein yields the protein MHDISQYQDFFIDYLKKQDIHKEPTNLYEPIEYILGLGGKRMRPVLTLMAAEVFDTDYTVALPAAMAVEVFHNFSLVHDDIMDDAPLRRGQVTVHEKWNLNTGILSGDTMLILAYQYFEQYEPEIFRDLAKLFSKTALEVCEGQQWDVDFETRKDVTVPEYLKMIEYKTAVLVAAAMKMGAIVAKTSEKEGDLIYDFGLNLGLAFQLQDDYLDAFGDPETFGKQVGGDIIENKKTYLYLKALEFSNPEKASELQQLFSLQLEDNSQKIETAKAIFNESGASKATQEAIEMYTFKAFETLDKMDISTEKKDILKTFGENLMGRKV from the coding sequence ATGCACGATATTAGTCAGTACCAAGATTTTTTTATTGATTATTTAAAAAAACAAGACATACACAAAGAACCCACAAATCTTTACGAACCTATTGAATACATTTTAGGACTTGGCGGAAAACGTATGCGTCCGGTTTTAACTTTAATGGCTGCAGAAGTTTTTGATACTGATTATACGGTAGCACTTCCGGCCGCCATGGCGGTTGAAGTTTTTCATAATTTTTCACTCGTACATGATGATATAATGGATGATGCGCCTTTGCGAAGAGGACAGGTGACCGTTCATGAAAAATGGAATTTAAACACCGGCATTCTTTCTGGAGACACGATGTTAATTTTGGCATATCAGTATTTTGAGCAATACGAACCCGAGATTTTTAGAGATTTAGCAAAGCTTTTCAGCAAAACCGCTCTTGAAGTGTGCGAAGGACAGCAATGGGACGTTGATTTTGAAACCAGAAAAGATGTTACAGTTCCTGAGTACTTAAAAATGATTGAATACAAAACAGCAGTTTTAGTAGCTGCTGCGATGAAAATGGGAGCAATTGTAGCCAAAACTTCAGAAAAAGAAGGTGATTTGATATACGATTTCGGATTGAATTTAGGATTGGCTTTCCAATTACAAGATGATTATCTGGATGCTTTTGGTGATCCAGAAACGTTTGGAAAACAAGTTGGAGGTGATATTATTGAAAACAAAAAAACGTATTTGTATTTAAAAGCATTAGAGTTTTCAAATCCAGAAAAAGCAAGTGAATTACAACAATTATTCAGTTTACAGCTAGAAGATAATTCTCAAAAAATAGAAACTGCCAAAGCCATTTTTAATGAATCTGGTGCTTCAAAAGCGACTCAGGAAGCTATTGAAATGTATACTTTTAAAGCTTTTGAAACTTTGGATAAAATGGATATCAGTACTGAGAAAAAAGATATTCTTAAAACATTTGGTGAAAACTTAATGGGAAGAAAAGTATAG